Sequence from the Hemibagrus wyckioides isolate EC202008001 linkage group LG28, SWU_Hwy_1.0, whole genome shotgun sequence genome:
GGCCTCATTTATCAGACTGAATGAGTTTAGTGGTAAGTAGGCAGTAGGCGACtcgctgcagtggctgagctacATTAGTGCACGCTGTCATTCACGCTCTTTCACTGTCCGGTTACTTTCAGCTCCCtgtgagctttgccttttatggagttttgtgggcgtgtcATGAACGTGCTTGGTAATTTATCGGTTATTAATCAACGTACACAACAGCGTCGCCGAAACCtctgggttatttttttttagttcggTTTGGCTTCGTAAAACAAACGAAAAGATGGATACATGAGGCCTTTCTTGCAGACAGACAGCCGAAAGCGTGTACTCGGACCCGGTGCAGTCATGTGGCACaattacaaaaagaaaagaaagaaaaaaaccaatcaatcaatcagccaTATAACTCTGACTGAAGCCCTTCAGATGTGAGCAGCATTAGCTGATTCCTGCTAACACACTCTGAAACATTACACTTCAcatgtactctctctctcacacatcagtGTGATTTGAAAAGATTTCCAACCCGTTCTGTACTGAGAAACTCGTGCTGAACATCAGCGGTGCCAACAGTGCTAAAAAGGAAATCGAACAAACAAAATGATGGATGAGGAGGTTTCAAAGTGTGGCCTAAGCAACAGAAAACATTGTGAGGCTCATCACTGGAAGTAGCTTCTCCATTTTTAATGGCCTAAAGAGACACAAGCCCCGCCCTTGTTTTCTATTAGCTCACAAGACCGGGGCTCGTGAAATCATGGATCAAGAAACTACTACCAGAGATACATGCATCTTTCACGTCTCCTGTCTGTTCGATTTCCTGCTTTTTATTGGCTTTTCTGCCTGATggattttttaaacaattttctgAAAAAGCTCAAAAACAGTTTAGGGGTATCCAAAACCGTAAAATGCTACAGCAAAGTTGGCACCCTCTGCTGTCCTGAACCCCTGCTTACACAAAACTCGCTTATAACAGAAGCCTAAAGGCAGCCGGTGAGGCGTTTATGCAAAGCTTATCTTTGTCTCATTTTAATCTTTCACTCTAAGGTGACTCTATGAAGCTCGAAACGTTCCGAAAAATGTCCTTCCTCTCTTTTTCATCGGCGGAACACACTCTGAACCGCCCTTAGACTGCCAGAAGAAGTCAGTTTTGGTATAAAcaggtttttgtttgctttttctacgtcttgtttgttttaatcacacacacaccacagatttgctaaaaaaaaaaaaaaaaaaaaaaaaaaaaaaatatatgctggagtttttcctttaaaGCAAAAGAGTCACTTTACAAAAGTGGTATCAAGATGTGGTTTCTTTTCTCAAGTGGCAGTTACAAAAAATCCGAGCTCACGTCGAACGTTTCATGGTGGAGAATTCGTCATTCCACGTCTGGTTTCGGAAAACACAACGCATGCGGTTTCTCGTTACAAAAAAAAGCTTGCTTTTTAGAAGCTATTAAACCCCCCCTTGGTACGTATTATGGACTGGATTGAGATTTATCTTTGtagggattattattatttttttaaaatagatgtTAACTTTACAGGCATATGGTCCAAGGTGAAGCTGGCAGTGTCACTCCTAAATAAACAGAAGCAGCAGTTCTTCATCACATTTGCTGGCTTCAGACCCAAACTTGGGTGGAAATGATTCCGGGTTAGGGAAAGAAAACTAATCTTTAAATTGAAGGCTGCTTTCACACTAGGCCAATGTTTTGTATTTCAGTCGGTCACAGCTTCAAAAAAGTTGGAAAATGTCAGGGGGGGATATCTAgctgttttgtgttatttttcgGGTTTTCTTTTCCCTTACTCACCAATCAGGTGACAAGTGAATgggcaaaaaagaaaatgcaatgtATGGAGGACGTAATGCTGGTGAAACACGAGTCCGAGAGGAGATTTATGTCCTATTAAAGAAATTCGGCAATATTATAAACCAGCATTAAagctaaaaaattttttttttgcttgatatttttgcTGTGCAATGTGACATTCCTAATTGGACATACAAGCAGGTCGAATTCTCTTAAATGTTACCGAGGAGAAGAACATAGTGTGAAAGCAgcctggattttatttttttgccccTCAGTTCCTTAATCGGgtaaaaaatcatttctatttCCATCAATTATTTTGAATAAGTATACTGTGGCACTGCTGTTTTGCTGGTGTGTGGTTAGTATCAAGTCAGTCATTTGTTATATCGCCTATCCCGATGCTCATAAGGAATCACTGCGACTCAACCCTGCATCATCTCCACGGGTCAGGAATAAACGTGAACGAGGCGTGCGACGTAGGCAAAGCACGTTGTGTTCGATGGATTCTTTCTCGTGACTCTCCTGCCGAAGGTGTTCTTACGGTTCTCTGCTCTTCAGCGTGTGGCTCTGTTCCTGAGGGATGAAGCTCAGCTGACGTCAGCCCCACAGCTGCACTCTCTTTAGCAGAGCCTTGTGGAAAAACAAAGCGTGCAGTCAGACTCGTCCTGGTGCGCTTTGGTGTCTTTCAGCCTCTGTGCAAAGGAAAGTCAGCGACCGACAGGCCATGACGCCATGGCTGAACTGAAATGTCACACAGAAGGGAagaggggaggaaaaaaaaaaaagaaaagagctgggctggtggtggtggggggagTCCCGTTGCACATAGAAAAGTGAGATATTTGGTTAACTGAAATGTGACGGAGCTTcaaagctctttctttcttctcacgCTGTTTTCCAAACATGGCATGAAATGTTTCAACCCACTACATATAAAAATCccttctagaaaaaaaaacctacttGTTATTGTTAATGATAACGTAAGAACAATGTCCTTATTTTTATTCGCTTGTTATTTGAATGGCAAAACATTCCAACACCCTGCCTTGTGCACTTCAAGGTTACCTTACGGgttggctttaaaaaaaaaaaaagaaaaagaaagaaagaaaaaaaccccatgCTAACCATGACAAAGCCGTATGCCCTTCAACTGCAGGCAACGTTACGCGTTACGTGACTCACACTACATGATCTCCattggatgttggtgtttgtgagaTCTCTTTGGGTCTGAGAGCCTGTCTCTCTGAGCAGCAGCTCCCACCGGGGCCCTGACACATCCTGCCCTCGTCCTCCTCCATCCCGGAGCACTCATCTGTGTCCAGCTGGCACACGCACATCTCGATGCCCGAGTCGCCAGTCACGTGTCTCCGTCTGGTGTTCAGCTCCTCCTCCAGGGGGACGTCCGGCTCTTCGTGCTCTGTGCATTCTGATTGGGCCACGGCTGCTGCGAAGTCCGGTTCCTGCGACTCGCGAGCGTTTCCCTCCGCCTGCGCCGGCTCCAACACCACAGCTGACTCTGAACAGCCGACAGACGGCTGAGCGCAGTTAGAAGCTTCCGGAGGATTCTCGGAGtaaggtggaggaggtgtgggaGGATGGCCTACTACTTCCTCATAGTCAGGGAGCTTGCAGTCTGTCCAGAAGCCTAAAATAGAATGAAAAGAGTGCCAGGTTAGATACATGAAGCCCTTGGAGCAGTGACGAAAAGGGTCTCGCACAAgctagagaaaaacaaaacagagacaCTACAACAAATctaaaatactttaaaataaCCTTCGGgcacatttatttaacagtcaGCTTTGGGATCATTCCGTCATCTTCGTGTCAATCCTGACATCTTAAAAACGCTTGAACGTTACCTACCTGAATCACATCGTACCTTTCAAATATTAACAATTTTATTGGGGGAAATAAATGTGGAGTGTCTATATTATATAGCGAATACTGGATGCAGCAAGCAAACCTGCCAAGGATGCCAATATTTTTATCTTGGCTAAATGTTAAACTTTTGCAGATGATCTTTtcacaaaaacctcaatcacaGTTATGGACATATGCAAATAGACTACATACATAGATTTCCAGACACATTATATATAGCGATGCATGCTCTGTGCGGTGAGGACATATAGTGAATAGGAAGCCATTTCTGAGTCCTAACTGTGTTAAAGGATTTTTAAACAGACTCGGTTTCGGCTATATAAAGCTTGATATCAAATTATTAATGTGGGTAAAAAAATGAGAgcgaaatgaatgaaaatatataCGTTGATATATGATAAACTCCAGTCTAAACTCCACTATTATGAATAGTTTAAtctctgaaataaacaaaaaaaattttggGTACTCCTGTGTGGCAAcagaaagaatttttaaaatagtTGATTTTCCGAACCTTAGCAGTCTCAAAGCTACTTGGAAGTTTACCAAATTCTGAAAAACATGCACGTAATCAGCAGGATCTTGTGATTCCTGTGCAGAACCGGTTTGTTCGGTTCATTCCCGAGCTGAAGCTGCGGAGGTAAACATTACGATGAAACGGTCAAGATTTCCtcctgaacaaaaacaaaaataacagatGACTGGTCAGAGAGTTACACTTACGCAGGTTGAGGGGTGGTGGAGAGATAAAAGAATTGGACGCTCCCTGATAGGCCATGAGACTgatctctctctgcctctgttcCTGCTGCAGACGCATCTTAACCCGCCGGTGTCTGTATGCACAGCAGCAACTTAGCATGATGATGAGAGTCCAAACCAGCCAAAACCCTGAAAACACACGTATATCTACTTTAAAATCTTTGAAACAAACTTGCACTGATTGATCGTTCCCACTACATTTCCTTTCTGGTTTCAGGATATCTAAAAGATCCACTCACACCACATATGCTTGCTTGCATGCTTATGGTACTTAAGAGATTCAAATGACACACCTACAGACACATTTAGATTTGAGTAAACATTCGTACAGCTCATGTGTACCAGTCTACCCCATGTTCAGCCTGACAGAGCAAAGCTTAGAGGAGAGAACAAAGCAGGGCAGTGTAcgacactcacaccacagctcGTAGTAGTACGTGCAGCACTCGGTCTCGCCACAACAGTAACCCATCTCACATCTGTACTTCTCATTGTTCACCCCGAAACAGAACTCCTTGCCCTGGGAAATCATAAATAGCAAAAACATTaacatacaaaataataatatttacattacacGTGTAACATAATTCTCATTTCAGATCTAATTCAATTAACACCTTAGTGCTATGTTAACAGGAAAGCTAAGGATAAACGAATCATTCAATAATCATAATTCAGATTTTAGTGTAATTAAACTTCCCATAATGAAAAGTAAAGCATCATTTCCTCAGGTATATAAACCAGTTTTTTAACAATACTTTGAAATGCTCGTTGGTTAGCGCCAGCGTCATCTCAAAACTCACTGCCTGCTTAGGAGTCGTCTTCCTGTACtgggaaatatttatttaacaatttgCAAATTTTCCACACGATCTAATCCTTCTTGCAGCAGCCTGGgtttcaatatttttaaaaaaaaacagacatgatttattcctctttttaCGAACGGTCATTATTACCCTTTGTAATATCATCACATTAATACATTTTGAAGTGCGAGGTCATCATTATTAGGGAATAGATAATACAAAGTTACTTAGACGTACTGGTACGCTGTGGTCTGTaagatgttaaataaaaaaataaacaatatggAAAGGAAATATGGGAAATAActgtgtcaaaaaaaaacaatatggagagaaaatatgagaaataattacataattaagcaaaaaataatgatataataacTCAAAATGCTAACTAGGAATAATTCTACTGGACTTGCaacctttaattaattaattaattaattaattaattgtcaTCCACTACAATTGTGAATTATTATGCAGAGACATGAATTAGAAAtgaactgggggaaaaaaattcgTATTTGTTCACACTATTCAAATAGAACTGGAGCAGAAACCATTTTCTGTTATGTTTCTTTCAGTATGCTTTTCAGGCAGCTTTTACACAAACTTTTCAATCCAAATAAAGTACTTTTTAGTTGAGTAAAAATTGATTTATTCAGtgtaaagaaagtgaaaaatgtAATGTTCAGGGAAACGTGATTTTATTCCGCTTTAAAGGGCCACAAAAATTTAAAGGTCCAGTGTAAACCTCCACTAAGTCCTCAAAGTGAAACTACTTTCGGAAAAACAGGAATATGAAATGATGTTAttttgtggttgaaatgacaaaattaGACAAATTTAAGCAAAGATTCAACATATAAGAAACTTGCCTCAGTAATTAGCCAGCTCGCTAATTCATGGTCAAGGAAATGTTACTCGCCTTTGTACAGCCGGTTTGCTAGCTAATAAATACGttttatggaaaaaataaataaaattaaaacgaGCTAACAGTTCGGCTCAGTAGTTTAGCCCACTTGGGATGTGACTTGTAAACATGTACCGAATGTCAACTCTTACAAACGTCTATTCATAATTCAGAACAACCGAGCTATTGTTCACCTTGATGCCGTTTACCGTTAGCCGGCTAGTTCCGAGTCAGGCTAATACTGCTAGCATTTATAACTGAactgaaggaaataaaaaaaaaaaaactctccatGAAAGTCTAACAATTCATCTGCGTCATTAAGAATATCGGGGGGGAAACAAAAACAGCCACTTAATACTCAAGCGTCATGTCGTCCTTGTACGGTTAATCTTTTGGTCATTTGTAAAAGCATGCCTAGTTTCTTTTATatcgaaaaacaaaaacagtgcaCAATAGAGGGCCTGCGTCCAGCTGTGAACCCGGAGCTCGAGTTACACAAGCAGCCGCATCCAAAGCCGCTCAGCTCGGCTTACCTGCGCCAAACAGGTCCCTGTGCAAAGCAAGCCCACGACAGAACCCAGCGTTTTCTGCCTCATCTTCGCTAAGAAATCGCCGGAAACCATATAgatatgatttttgtttttaaaataaaaacaactaatCGGTAGAATAACCGACACAAAGGTCGAGCGACATATTTTTGTTTCCAGTCGAGTCGCACTGAGGCAAGCCCCTTGAAAGCAATACCCACAAGAGCGCACCGCAATTCGGCTGTAGGGGGCGACTTTCCCTCATGTTTCCACTAATAACACGTTAGATTTACTCCTGGGGAGGTTTTCAACTACAAATATTTCATGAGTACAATCCTAGCTTTATTTCAAAATATGGAAAggtcttcattttttttaatttactggCTTTATTCTGGTTAGAAtgtcctgggaacactgggaggAAAATAGGGGGAACACCAAGGCACCATTCGCACTCTTTCACAATTTAACGTAGCCAGTCTGCCTGCCAGTATGCTTTTGGCATacgagaggaaaccagagaacccagaggaaaccaccACAGACAAGGGAAAAACCTCATCCATACGGTAATGACCTCAGGATAGATTTGGTGACCTGTGaggtaaatgtgtgtgatgcagCCCACTGACCAACATGACGTTCTTGTTCATCttagatgaacacacacatttttatcctGCTCATGGTTGATCCTAAAAGCTCTTCGGGGAACGATGGGAGAAAAGTGTGAATACGCCTCAAAGGAACAGTTTAGAGAAGCAAAATCCATGTTTTCTGTGAGAAAATTTACACAAGCACAGGAGGAACTTGTGAAGATTCGTGTGCAGTAACTCaagctcagaaaaaaaatacagaaaacctCAATCTGactaaaagttgttttttttttaatggcattaaaaacaatgaaatggTTTCAAAACAATATCCTGACTAAACTTTGACATATACCAGTCTGTGATATTCCATCTACTTATGTGCCTCTGATCATAACCATAATGAAAATAATTCCGAAtttctgctttttatttctcaaaaatgaggtatgattttatataaatgaggtTTATCATAccaagtgcaaaatatatgttaatgtgttggaaacaagtTGGCTAAAAAGgtgaaacaacaaaaaaatggcGATCATATATACCTCATTCTTTTAGGAGGGTTAACTATGATGAGGTTGATCTTTCTTTAAACTGTTATCAAATACAGTACATCTGTGCTGTTCGTAAAAATGGTAGGTCTTTTCTAATGGAAAGCGGGCCTTCATATGTCACATGTAGATAATAAAACATGACTGTGTAATGCAATACAACCCTAAAGGTGATTGTAGTCGAATAACAAcacatcctgaaatgttttattccatgAACTCCACAGTTATTTAACCAACGAATACAATTCATCATCAAACAAAGAAAGACACTTTTTCTAGATTTTATTTGCActtttagctacatttaatgtCTGTGGTACGTTCGTGAAACAACAACTATACACTCAGACATGTATACTTAAAGACATGTATATTTTAtggacaataaatatatatatcatccTGATTTTTTATGACAAGACTCTAAGCCTGAACGTGTCATTTTGGGATAGTTGGCCATTTTTAACCCTAAATCTACTACTTGTTCTGTTGGCTTCGATTTGTATGTATGTTCAAATAAATATCTGACcttataataatgattattttgTGGATATCcctttttcattgtctgttaaATTATATGCTTATGGGCTTTAAATTCTGTTTCAATACTTTGTACATGAGCTTTTATTGTGGCGTATATAGATAGCAAGTGACTGTAGTGTATACCAAGACTACGATTCAACATCATGTTTGACGTTATTGGGATAATATATTATCAGGACTCTATCACATCTCAATACGAATCCACATTTCGTGCAGCACTGACTGAACCATGACATCACAGTGATGTCTTTTAGGATGACAGTGTAATGTCACCTGCTAAAATGCCTCATATTGAGTTGATTCCACCTCTTGTGAGCTATACATCACAGTCCAAACCAGTTCACTGCACAAAACATACAATTCAGACAAAACTCCTCCATCCATATGCACAATACAGCAATTTTTCGCTTCTGCATATACAATAAATCAAACGCAGGCCCCACAACTATTCAATTACCCAAGTTCTCACCTTGTTTGCTGTGATTTACCACAAAGAGCTGGCACTTTCTCCCTGCGCTAGCCCGGCTTTCATCAGGGGCCATAGTAATCTGCTCGGGATGAGTGCCCCAGCCTCTTATAGGACATTTACATACAGCCCCCTTTCTCCCAAGCCTCTCTAATAGATGCCCAATAGCATTTGCATTTATATAGCTCACTTCATAGCAACACGGTTTGGGTGCTTTGCCGtgataaaaaacaaacctgGGCTGGCCTTGACTCACACCAATAGGCTGCTGCcgttttctccttttctccatATGCAGCTTGGGGTTTAATAAGTGAGAGGTCTGATTGAGAGAGGGAGGGCGACGGGACCTCAAGGTGAAGCTACCCTCAGCAACCGGAAAAGACAGATGCTCAGACGAAGGAAATGGTTTATTTGCATAGCTGGGAGAAATAGCATTGCTCAGGAGGACAGAGGAGCGGAAAATACTGTGTAGCTGCAAAACCCTGAggtgttttgatgatgtcaGCATCGCATAGGTCATTCCCATTTACGCTTTTTAGTGATGATGCGGTGAAACTTAGTTCCGGTGCAAATATTTCTTACtaacatgattattattattattagcagtagtagtagtagtatcttATATAGTAATTATGGCTTCATTTGTGTCATTAATTTGGTTTATTACtctaaaaacactgatgatgatgatgatgatttactTCCTTTAAAATGATACTTGAGAACCGATTCGCTCTTCCctacaaatcaaaacaaaatgctCTAACATTTGGGTCTCGTAACCTACTGAAAATGCCGCTACAGACCCACACTGCACTGCCTATGATTGGCATATAAAAAAGAGGGCAAAGCAATCAAAAAGTTTCCACTTGTGCCTATAAGCTGGCTGACAGCGAGAGGCAGTGAGGCCTGCAGAGCTCAATAAATCACAGGACTTTCACGCTTCCCACAGGCCCACTTGCGACCCTCCTACGAAAAGGCAAGAGGAGGCTGATGGCCTGGGAGGGAACCAGGAAAGAGATATCCTGTGTCCTCCACCGTAATCGATGTttccacacacaacagcaaTGACATCTACATAGGAATCCCACAGGGTGTAGACAGGAATGGGTAACAAAATCCATATAATACTGTGGATCCAGGCAGAGGGGAATTTTCTCaatatgaatattatatattacaattAAATCATAGCTAATAGTTTTACATAgaagtaataaataatgcagCTTTGAGCTctcttattattacattttacacCAAAGATCTGTATGAATACTTGAAGGTAAGAGCTCTTACTCTAGGTCCactgtaataaaattattacatattatttctAATTCTAACATTATCATACTACTCCACATAATCTAAAACTTATGACTAGGGTTTTggtatttaacaaaaaaataaataaatcatgaaaaTGGTTTCTGGAAGGAAAAGTCacattcatggaaggagtctccacttttTGCACCACAGGAAAATCTTTAGAACAGAGGAATTTATACTTTATAAAGGAacgactgtttacagctgctataacgtcAGTGAGAACGGGAACTTACTGATTTAACGGACAATAAACAGaaggaaaaagacaaaaagtatgacaagaggaataaaacaatatCCCATCACTGATGATTCCTATTacagcatgttttattccttatctCAGAAATGTTGTCATCTTATTTTGTTGTTCGAATTAACGTCAGAGTTATTCTTTATTCTAAAGGCTTCTAAATAGAATCTTTCTAATCCTTCACAACTACTTTTTCCTGCAAATATATTTGGAGAAATACGCTTTACGTAAAGTCTTCCTAATCACAATGTTTAGTTATCTCTGAGCATCCTTTTATACATAATCTatgtgcttttttcccccataaaAGCCCAAATcagttaaattaaatattaagtatttatttaatttgtgtatagtgtattggaGTTCCTCTTTCTTGGTACTTAAGCATGATTTGTTATTAAATTCTGTAGTTCAGTAGTTTGGTGTTGAAACTGTAAAACAGACTGCTGTGTCCTGAAACCTAAATGCAAAAGCAGTTATTTAACAGGGTTTATTTCTATCATTCCCCTCATCGTTCATTATCTCGCACGTCCTCGGTTATTACGCTGATAGAGGCAACAGTACAAGATGATAAGCAAACACTAAATAAAGCAGTAACATGCTCAGACTCATTTTGCCTAATAACTGCTATTACGGTTACTTATGCACATTTACTGGCTACAAATGAAGACTCTAATATATTATCCCTTCAAGTGTAGCCTAAACCGAAGTCTgtcctaaaaaacaaacaagtaattgatgatgtttatgataaCAGGAAGCACTAGAGATGAGAAAGAAATACTAACCCTTACCACGAGGTGGCGCACCTGAGCCTGAGCCACAGGAATAGAGTGAAATAAAACTCTCTGAACGATTTTAGCGTGTGAAAGTCAAATATTCTAGATTATAATATGTATAAGAAATTGTGTACATGCAAGAAAAGATTACAGGataggatgagaggatgagagagagagagagagagagagagagagacagacagagagaggagagagagagagacagagagagagagagagacagagagaaggtctCATGGCTCTTTAGGTTTTCTCTAAAAATATGATTCTTGAAATtgatctgtttttatttgtgaaatCAGTCCATTCACATAA
This genomic interval carries:
- the wbp1 gene encoding WW domain-binding protein 1 isoform X1; translation: MVSGDFLAKMRQKTLGSVVGLLCTGTCLAQGKEFCFGVNNEKYRCEMGYCCGETECCTYYYELWWFWLVWTLIIMLSCCCAYRHRRVKMRLQQEQRQREISLMAYQGASNSFISPPPLNLRFWTDCKLPDYEEVVGHPPTPPPPYSENPPEASNCAQPSVGCSESAVVLEPAQAEGNARESQEPDFAAAVAQSECTEHEEPDVPLEEELNTRRRHVTGDSGIEMCVCQLDTDECSGMEEDEGRMCQGPGGSCCSERQALRPKEISQTPTSNGDHVV
- the wbp1 gene encoding WW domain-binding protein 1 isoform X2, whose protein sequence is MGYCCGETECCTYYYELWWFWLVWTLIIMLSCCCAYRHRRVKMRLQQEQRQREISLMAYQGASNSFISPPPLNLRFWTDCKLPDYEEVVGHPPTPPPPYSENPPEASNCAQPSVGCSESAVVLEPAQAEGNARESQEPDFAAAVAQSECTEHEEPDVPLEEELNTRRRHVTGDSGIEMCVCQLDTDECSGMEEDEGRMCQGPGGSCCSERQALRPKEISQTPTSNGDHVV